Proteins encoded in a region of the Candidatus Moanabacter tarae genome:
- the mntR gene encoding Transcriptional regulator MntR — MQKKRVTQSQPRSLSNAYANSRSRNQHELAEDYVELIDDLIQQNGEARAVDLARHLGVSHVTVSKTIVRLKDAGLVNSQPYRSIFLTHKGRKLATLSRERHHVVARFLLKIGVPRKIAELDAEGIEHHASPATLTAMRKFIKTRS; from the coding sequence GTGCAAAAGAAGAGAGTTACCCAATCCCAGCCCCGCTCGTTATCAAACGCCTACGCAAATTCGCGCAGTCGAAACCAACACGAACTGGCTGAAGACTATGTCGAACTGATTGACGATCTAATCCAACAGAACGGAGAAGCTCGAGCTGTTGATCTGGCCCGACATTTGGGTGTCTCTCACGTAACGGTATCGAAAACAATCGTGCGTCTTAAAGATGCTGGCCTAGTTAACTCTCAACCCTATCGTTCTATTTTTCTCACCCATAAAGGAAGAAAATTAGCAACCCTGAGCCGCGAAAGACACCATGTTGTCGCGCGCTTTCTATTAAAAATTGGGGTTCCTAGAAAAATTGCGGAACTCGACGCGGAGGGTATCGAGCATCACGCTTCGCCTGCAACTTTGACAGCCATGCGGAAGTTTATTAAGACCCGGAGCTAA